ATCCACAACTACAAAACGGAACAGTCCTCCAGAGAGTTCACTCACAATGCTTTTTCCAACGTCTCCATACCCGAGTACCACCAGATGCCCTTTTGATTCCATTATCAATCCCTCGAGTTTTTGGTCGTCAATGTGTAAGTTTCTTCAGTTTTGAGAGCTCCTCCGGCGTTCCCACAGCCAGCAGGACAGAGTTGCCCCGGATGATGTCATCCTCTTTAAGGTTAAAAGAGAGAGCCCCGCTTTTCCAGATTCCAACAATTTTTGCATCAGTCAGCCGCTGGCTGGAGACTTCTTTAAGGGTCTTGCCTATAAGCGGGCTCTTTAGGTAGATAGGAAATTCCGTAACGTGCATTCCTTTGAAAATTTCAGTTGTCCCTGTCACCCTGCTTACAAGCCTGTCCATTGCTTTTCTTCCGATAAACTGCCCGAATATCGATTTCGGAGAAACAACGGTATCAGCACCTGCATATTTCAGGTATTTTGAATTGGATTTATCCTCAACGATGGCAATAATATTGAGGTGCTTAAATTCTCTGGCAGTAAGTACGATATTTGCGTTTTTCTCATCGGACTTGTTGGCAATAAGGATCCGGGCTTTTTCAATACCTGCATTCGTAAGTGTCTGCCTATCACTTGGAGCCCCGAAAA
The Methanosarcina sp. WWM596 DNA segment above includes these coding regions:
- a CDS encoding TrkA family potassium uptake protein translates to MRKRPNTVYKLAALLLLTIYILLFKYLMILENQPENANAVTAIYWATTTIATVGYGDVVFTSLPGRIFSIVVQVMGIILISGFLATYVIAPWMDRVIKFRLPRKAPSSMKEHIIIGGYNQLVETLIDELAEQEITFIIVEDEEEIIKELVYRDIPCIFGAPSDRQTLTNAGIEKARILIANKSDEKNANIVLTAREFKHLNIIAIVEDKSNSKYLKYAGADTVVSPKSIFGQFIGRKAMDRLVSRVTGTTEIFKGMHVTEFPIYLKSPLIGKTLKEVSSQRLTDAKIVGIWKSGALSFNLKEDDIIRGNSVLLAVGTPEELSKLKKLTH